From Gopherus flavomarginatus isolate rGopFla2 chromosome 7, rGopFla2.mat.asm, whole genome shotgun sequence, the proteins below share one genomic window:
- the LOC127055184 gene encoding interferon-induced protein 44-like: MAGVKSRLTQDEVKQLQHLLGSRQFSLLYKASVHGYNASVFHAKCDAQGPTVAVAYNGSGYIFGGFTRQSYVSSGGYISDEKAFLFRLKGKEGVLSPLKIPVKTASGAIYDYSSVGPNFGGGALQLLNQNAAAAATSSNNNYTYNVADLHGNDLGLTECEVYRVEDISSFLEFPWRKITWTTEERAKIMEEIRSYKPYLNSVPQIRILVLGPVGAGKSSFFNSVNSVFRGYVTSQAIAGSDNTSVTTQYRAYSVKDGRDGKPLPIIFCDTMGIEEKSGTGLEIEEVSNIIKGHIPDRYQFNPAATLRPDSPGYVKTPSLKDQIHCVAFIIDGCKIEILPEKLEDKLKQLRRKVNQFGIPQHVLLTKVDEICPSLEEDIQCVYKSKAVEKQMRITAEKLGIPLAQIVPVKNYCSELDLSCDVDILLLSAVRQLIRLAESYLDNFPFEKPKKEP, encoded by the exons ATGGCTGGTGTCAAATCTAGATTAACACAAGATGAAGTAAAGCAACTGCAACATCTGTTGGGGAGCAGACAATTCTCTCTTCTCTATAAAGCAAGCGTCCATGGTTACAATGCTTCTGTATTTCATGCCAAGTGTGATGCACAAGGGCCAACTGTAGCAGTAGCATATAATGGAAGTGGTTATATTTTTGGAGGTTTTACGCGTCAGAGTTATGTTTCATCTGGAGGGTACATAAGTGACGAGAAGGCTTTTCTCTTTAGATTAAAAGGCAAAGAGGGTGTGCTCAGCCCACTAAAAATTCCTGTTAAAACTGCATCAGGTGCTATATATGACTATAGTTCCGTTGGCCCTAATTTTGGTGGTGGAGCACTGCAGTTGTTGAAccaaaatgctgcagcagcagcaacaagttCTAACAACAACTACACATACAATGTTGCTGACCTGCATGGAAATGATCTAGGCCTTACAGAATGTGAGGTGTATCGAGTTGAAG ATATTAGCAGTTTCCTGGAATTTCCATGGAGGAAGATTACATGGACAACTGA GGAAAGAGCTAAAATAATGGAGGAAATCAGATCTTACAAACCTTATTTAAATTCAGTGCCACAGATTCGGATTTTGGTTCTTGGTCCAGTTGGAGCTGGGAAGTCCAGTTTTTTCAACTCTGTGAATTCTGTTTTCCGAGGTTATGTGACAAGCCAAGCCATAGCAGGATCTGATAATACTAGCGTGACAACACAG TACAGGGCTTACTCAGTCAAAGATGGAAGAGATGGCAAGCCTCTGCCTATTATCTTCTGTGACACAATGGGAATAGAAGAAAAATCAGGAACAGGTCTGGAAATTGAAGAAGTGTCCAACATAATAAAAGGCCACATTCCTGATAGGTACCAG TTTAATCCAGCTGCCACCCTTCGTCCAGATTCTCCAGGCTATGTCAAGACCCCTTCTTTGAAGGATCAGATTCATTGTGTCGCATTTATTATTGATGGGTGCAAAATTGAGATTCTCCCTGAGAAACTGGAAGACAAGCTGAAACAGCTTCGAAGAAAAGTGAACCAGTTTG gGATCCCACAACATGTTTTGCTAACTAAAGTGGATGAAATTTGCCCTAGTCTTGAAGAAGACATCCAGTGTGTGTACAAAAGCAAAGCTGTTGAGAAACAG ATGCGGATAACTGCAGAGAAACTTGGAATCCCTCTTGCTCAGATTGTACCTGTTAAAAACTACTGCTCCGAGTTGGATCTTTCGTGCGATGTTGACATCCTGTTACTTTCCGCCGTGAGGCAGCTTATACGTTTAGCAGAAAGCTACCTTGACAATTTCCCTTTTGAGAAGCCAAAAAAAGAGCCCTAA